A stretch of Plesiomonas shigelloides DNA encodes these proteins:
- the deoA gene encoding thymidine phosphorylase, with protein sequence MFLPQEIIRKKRDGIALSDAEIRFFIQGVADNSIGEGQIAALAMAIYFKDMTMDERVSLTMAMRDSGMVLRWDDLDLPGPVVDKHSTGGVGDVTSLMLGPMVAACGGYVPMISGRGLGHTGGTLDKLESIPGYDIHPDNARFRRITREVGVAIIGQTGDLAPADKRFYATRDITATVDSISLITASILSKKLAAGLGALVMDVKVGSGAFMPTYAASEELARSIVGVANGAGCKTTALLTDMNQVLASSAGNALEVREAVEFLTGVYRNPRLYEVTMALCSEMLQVSGLAADDAEARAKLNAVLDNGRAAEIFGRMVAELGGPIDFIEHYDRYLPQATVIKPVYALTNGFVSAMDTRALGMAVVGMGGGRRNAGDTIDYSVGFNQVLRLGQIADASRPLALVHARNESEWQQAANAIQNAISISSEAPAPTPDVYRRIRLNDL encoded by the coding sequence ATGTTCCTGCCGCAAGAGATTATTCGTAAAAAACGCGACGGCATTGCCCTGAGCGATGCTGAGATTCGATTTTTCATTCAGGGCGTGGCTGATAACAGCATTGGCGAAGGCCAAATTGCTGCGCTGGCGATGGCTATCTATTTCAAGGATATGACCATGGATGAGCGCGTGTCGCTGACCATGGCGATGCGTGATTCCGGCATGGTACTGCGCTGGGATGATCTGGATTTACCGGGCCCGGTGGTGGATAAGCACTCCACCGGCGGGGTGGGTGATGTCACCTCCTTGATGTTAGGCCCGATGGTAGCCGCCTGTGGCGGTTATGTGCCAATGATTTCAGGCCGTGGCTTGGGCCATACCGGCGGTACGCTGGACAAGCTGGAGTCAATTCCGGGTTATGACATTCATCCGGACAATGCGCGTTTTCGTCGTATCACCCGTGAGGTGGGCGTGGCGATCATCGGCCAGACCGGTGATTTAGCCCCTGCGGATAAGCGTTTTTACGCCACCCGCGATATTACCGCCACGGTAGACTCCATCTCACTGATCACCGCATCGATTTTGTCGAAGAAATTGGCCGCCGGTTTGGGTGCGCTGGTGATGGACGTGAAAGTGGGCTCCGGTGCCTTCATGCCAACCTACGCCGCGTCAGAAGAGTTGGCGCGTTCGATTGTGGGCGTGGCCAATGGTGCGGGTTGTAAGACCACGGCGCTGCTGACTGACATGAATCAGGTGCTGGCCTCCAGTGCCGGTAATGCGTTGGAAGTGCGTGAAGCGGTGGAGTTCCTGACTGGGGTATACCGTAACCCACGTCTGTATGAAGTGACCATGGCGCTGTGCAGCGAGATGCTGCAGGTGTCCGGTCTGGCCGCCGATGATGCGGAAGCACGCGCCAAACTGAATGCGGTGCTGGATAATGGCCGCGCGGCCGAAATCTTTGGTCGTATGGTGGCGGAGCTGGGTGGTCCTATCGATTTTATCGAACATTACGATAGGTATTTACCGCAGGCTACGGTGATTAAACCGGTTTATGCTTTAACTAACGGTTTTGTTTCTGCCATGGATACCCGCGCGCTGGGTATGGCCGTGGTGGGGATGGGCGGCGGTCGCCGTAATGCCGGCGATACCATCGATTACAGCGTGGGCTTTAATCAGGTATTGCGTCTGGGCCAGATTGCGGATGCCTCGCGTCCGCTGGCACTCGTCCATGCCCGTAACGAAAGCGAATGGCAGCAGGCTGCCAACGCGATACAGAACGCTATTTCCATCAGCAGCGAAGCGCCGGCCCCGACACCTGATGTCTACCGCCGTATTCGCCTGAACGATCTTTAA